One window of the Allorhizobium ampelinum S4 genome contains the following:
- the fabI gene encoding enoyl-ACP reductase FabI produces the protein MIASMQGKRGLIMGVANNHSIAWGISQALASAGAELAFTYQGEALGKRVKPLAAQLGSDFVLPCDVEDLASVDATFAALKERWGKLDFVVHAIGFSDKNELKGLYADTSRENFTRTMVISCFSFTEIARRAADLMPDGGSLLTLTYGGSTRVIPNYNVMGVAKAALESSMRYLASDYGPRGIRVNALSAGPVRTLAGAGISDARAIFSWNQKNAPLRRTPTIEDIGGSALYLLSDLSRCVTGEIHYVDGGYNITSLPALGVLRSNDAE, from the coding sequence ATGATCGCTTCCATGCAAGGTAAACGCGGGCTCATCATGGGCGTTGCGAACAATCACTCGATTGCCTGGGGCATTTCCCAGGCTCTCGCCTCCGCTGGTGCCGAACTGGCCTTCACCTATCAGGGCGAAGCGCTTGGCAAGCGCGTCAAGCCGCTAGCCGCCCAGCTCGGCTCGGATTTTGTTCTGCCGTGTGATGTCGAGGACCTTGCCTCTGTTGATGCGACCTTCGCCGCGCTTAAAGAGCGCTGGGGCAAGCTTGATTTTGTCGTGCATGCCATCGGCTTTTCCGACAAGAACGAGCTGAAAGGCCTCTATGCCGACACATCGAGGGAAAATTTCACCCGCACCATGGTGATCTCCTGCTTCTCCTTCACGGAAATCGCCCGGCGTGCAGCCGACCTTATGCCAGACGGCGGATCGCTGCTGACGCTCACCTATGGCGGCTCCACGCGGGTCATTCCCAATTACAACGTTATGGGCGTTGCCAAGGCGGCGCTGGAATCCTCCATGCGCTATCTGGCCAGCGATTATGGCCCGCGCGGCATTCGCGTCAACGCCCTTTCGGCTGGCCCGGTCCGCACGCTTGCCGGTGCAGGCATTTCCGATGCAAGGGCCATCTTCAGCTGGAACCAGAAGAATGCGCCGCTGCGCCGCACACCCACCATCGAGGATATCGGCGGGTCGGCTCTCTATCTGCTGTCGGATCTGTCCAGATGTGTGACGGGCGAAATCCATTACGTCGATGGTGGCTATAATATCACGTCACTGCCAGCTCTGGGCGTGCTGCGCAGCAACGACGCTGAATAG
- the fabB gene encoding beta-ketoacyl-ACP synthase I, translating to MRRVVVTGLGIVSSIGNNAAEVTASLRDARSGISFSPDFAEHGFKCQVWGQPSLDTTDLVDRRAMRFLSQGGAWNHVAMKQAIADSGLEEKDYSANERTGIIMGSGGPSTRQIVEAADITRQNKSPKRIGPFAVPKAMSSTASATLATWFKIHGVNYSISSACSTSAHCIGNAAEMIQWGKQDIMFAGGHEDLDWSMSDLFDAMGAMSTKYNETPALASRAYDTNRDGFVIAGGAGVLVLEELEHAKARGAKIYAELTGYGATSDGYDMVAPSGEGAIRCMRQALSTVKGDVDYINTHGTSTPVGDSKEIGAIRTVFGDKIPPIQSTKSLTGHSLGAAGVQESIYGLLMMQEGFIGESAHITELDPEFEGVPVVRKRIDNAKIDTVLSNSFGFGGTNATLVFQRHNG from the coding sequence ATGAGACGGGTAGTAGTTACGGGTCTGGGCATTGTGTCCTCTATCGGCAACAATGCCGCGGAAGTCACAGCATCTCTCCGCGACGCCAGGTCCGGCATTTCCTTTTCTCCCGATTTTGCCGAGCATGGCTTCAAATGCCAGGTCTGGGGTCAGCCTTCGCTGGATACGACCGACCTTGTCGACCGTCGTGCCATGCGCTTCCTGTCACAGGGCGGCGCCTGGAACCATGTGGCGATGAAACAGGCGATTGCCGATTCGGGCCTGGAGGAAAAGGATTATTCCGCCAACGAGCGCACCGGCATCATCATGGGCTCGGGTGGTCCTTCGACCCGGCAGATCGTCGAGGCGGCCGATATTACTCGCCAGAACAAAAGCCCGAAGCGCATCGGGCCGTTCGCCGTGCCGAAAGCCATGTCATCGACGGCATCTGCGACGCTTGCCACCTGGTTCAAGATCCACGGCGTCAACTACTCGATCTCGTCGGCCTGCTCGACCTCGGCCCATTGCATCGGCAATGCCGCTGAAATGATTCAATGGGGCAAGCAGGACATCATGTTCGCAGGTGGTCATGAGGATCTCGATTGGTCGATGTCCGACCTGTTCGATGCCATGGGCGCAATGTCTACCAAATACAACGAGACGCCAGCTCTGGCTTCGCGTGCCTATGACACCAACCGCGATGGCTTCGTCATCGCTGGCGGCGCCGGTGTGCTGGTTCTGGAAGAACTGGAACATGCCAAGGCGCGTGGCGCCAAGATCTATGCCGAACTCACCGGCTACGGCGCGACCTCGGACGGTTACGACATGGTCGCTCCGTCTGGCGAGGGCGCCATCCGCTGCATGCGCCAGGCGCTCTCAACCGTTAAAGGCGACGTGGATTACATCAACACCCACGGCACATCGACACCGGTGGGCGACAGCAAGGAAATCGGCGCGATCCGCACCGTATTTGGCGACAAAATCCCACCGATCCAGTCCACCAAGTCGCTGACCGGCCATTCGCTGGGAGCGGCAGGCGTACAGGAATCGATCTACGGCCTGCTGATGATGCAGGAAGGCTTTATTGGCGAAAGCGCCCATATTACTGAGCTCGATCCAGAATTCGAAGGCGTACCGGTCGTGCGCAAACGAATCGACAATGCCAAGATCGACACAGTCCTGTCCAATTCCTTTGGTTTTGGTGGAACGAATGCGACGCTGGTGTTCCAGCGTCATAACGGATGA
- the fabA gene encoding 3-hydroxyacyl-[acyl-carrier-protein] dehydratase FabA, producing the protein MNEKQTSYNYDEILACGRGELFGQGNAQLPLPPMLMFNRITDISETGGPHDKGYIRAEFDITSDLWFFPCHFQGDPVMPGCLGLDAMWQLTGFYLGWLGEPGKGRAISTGEVKFTGMVTPSTKLVEYGIDFKRVMRGRLVLGIADGWMKADGEVIYKATDLRVGLFKEKAD; encoded by the coding sequence ATGAACGAAAAACAGACAAGCTATAATTACGACGAGATTCTCGCCTGCGGTCGGGGTGAACTGTTCGGCCAGGGCAATGCGCAATTGCCGCTGCCGCCCATGCTGATGTTCAATCGCATCACCGATATTTCGGAAACCGGCGGCCCACATGACAAGGGCTATATCCGCGCCGAGTTTGACATCACCTCCGATCTCTGGTTCTTCCCCTGCCATTTCCAGGGCGATCCGGTCATGCCGGGATGCCTTGGCCTGGATGCCATGTGGCAATTGACCGGCTTTTACCTCGGCTGGCTGGGCGAACCCGGCAAGGGCCGGGCGATCTCGACAGGCGAAGTGAAATTCACCGGCATGGTTACGCCCTCCACCAAGCTGGTGGAATATGGCATCGACTTCAAGCGCGTCATGCGCGGGCGTCTGGTGCTGGGCATTGCCGACGGCTGGATGAAGGCCGATGGCGAGGTCATCTACAAGGCAACTGATCTGCGTGTCGGGCTTTTCAAGGAAAAGGCCGACTGA
- the irrA gene encoding iron response transcriptional regulator IrrA, with translation MMAQASRDVEAKLRRSGLRPTRQRVALASLLFAKGDRHLTVEELHEEAVAADVPVSLATVYNTLHQFTEAGMIRVLAVESNKTYFDTNVSDHHHFFVEGRNEVLDIPVSNIEIGNLPPPPEGMEISHVDVVIRLRPKA, from the coding sequence ATGATGGCGCAAGCCTCTAGGGACGTGGAAGCAAAACTGCGTCGGTCGGGCCTCAGGCCGACACGGCAGAGGGTTGCCTTGGCTTCGCTGTTGTTTGCCAAGGGAGACCGGCATCTGACTGTCGAGGAACTGCACGAAGAAGCGGTTGCCGCCGACGTGCCTGTGTCCCTCGCCACGGTCTACAATACGCTTCATCAGTTTACCGAGGCCGGCATGATCCGGGTTTTGGCTGTTGAGAGCAACAAGACCTATTTTGATACCAATGTGTCGGACCACCACCACTTTTTTGTGGAGGGCCGCAACGAGGTTCTCGATATTCCGGTCAGCAATATCGAAATCGGCAATCTGCCACCTCCGCCCGAAGGCATGGAAATATCGCATGTTGACGTTGTCATCCGGCTGCGTCCCAAGGCCTGA
- a CDS encoding trimeric intracellular cation channel family protein gives MSLLLYLDYAGVALFAATGALAASRKQLDLIGFLFFATVTGTGGGTVRDIILGRLPVFWVVNPSYILICCAVGVLVFFTAHLVESRYKLLIWLDAIGLSAYCVMGAAKGMAATGSPTIAIVTGMMTATLGGVLRDLLANEPSVLLRPEIYITAALIGACVFTGAFMLAAPLYWASAGGVLAAFMVRGGALYFGWTFPRYGHQAGRHPDDVM, from the coding sequence ATGTCGCTTCTTCTTTATCTGGATTATGCAGGCGTTGCGCTGTTTGCCGCCACCGGAGCTTTGGCCGCCTCACGCAAACAGCTGGATCTGATCGGCTTCCTGTTTTTTGCCACGGTGACTGGCACAGGCGGCGGCACGGTGCGCGATATCATTCTTGGACGCCTGCCGGTGTTCTGGGTAGTCAACCCAAGCTATATTCTGATCTGCTGCGCTGTTGGCGTGCTGGTGTTCTTCACCGCACATCTGGTGGAATCGCGCTACAAGCTGCTGATCTGGCTCGATGCTATCGGGCTTTCCGCCTATTGCGTGATGGGAGCCGCCAAGGGCATGGCCGCGACAGGCTCGCCCACCATCGCCATCGTCACAGGCATGATGACGGCCACCTTGGGCGGCGTGTTGCGCGATTTGTTGGCCAATGAGCCTTCGGTGCTGCTGCGTCCGGAAATTTACATCACCGCAGCCTTGATCGGTGCCTGCGTGTTTACCGGGGCTTTCATGCTGGCCGCGCCCTTATACTGGGCATCCGCCGGTGGCGTCCTGGCAGCATTTATGGTGCGCGGCGGCGCACTGTATTTTGGCTGGACATTTCCGCGATATGGGCACCAGGCCGGGCGCCATCCTGATGACGTGATGTGA
- a CDS encoding MFS transporter, which yields MSFDREKAHRQSRVATASGWIGSALEYYDFFIYATAAALVFPQLFFPSVDPTTAIVASLTTYGVGYVSRPIGAFVLGHMGDVYGRKKMMLTCLFLMGFSTLMVGLLPTYAQIGIWAPIFLVVLRLIQGFAVAGEISGASSMILEHAPTGRRGFFASFALQGVQAGQILAAAVFLPLAHYMEPAAFNSWGWRIPFLLSIFVVIVGFVIRRLVEETPTFVNASESGAVSKAPIVEAFRHGWADIIRVMCMSLMNVIPTVTTVFGAAYAVQPAYGIGFSKDVYLWIPVLGNIVAVLVIPFIGGLSDRIGRKPPIIIGSLLSGALSFGYLYAISIHNVPMAIVMSLLMWGVIYQGYNAVFPSFYPELFQSRIRVSSMAIAQNVGTAITALFPALFTAVAPPGSLNIPIVIGCWTLAITVISALAALSARETYRISINELGNKTAKPITKDEYDRMRAQSMAKA from the coding sequence ATGTCCTTTGATCGTGAAAAGGCACACAGACAATCTCGTGTCGCCACTGCCAGCGGCTGGATTGGCTCCGCGCTGGAATATTATGATTTCTTCATTTACGCCACAGCTGCGGCACTGGTTTTTCCTCAGCTGTTTTTTCCATCTGTAGATCCGACGACAGCGATTGTCGCATCATTGACAACCTACGGCGTGGGCTATGTCAGCCGCCCAATCGGTGCGTTTGTTCTGGGGCATATGGGCGACGTTTACGGTCGCAAGAAAATGATGCTGACCTGCCTGTTTCTCATGGGCTTTTCGACACTGATGGTCGGCCTGTTGCCCACGTATGCGCAAATCGGCATCTGGGCTCCGATTTTTCTGGTCGTGCTTCGCCTGATCCAGGGTTTTGCTGTCGCCGGTGAAATTTCAGGTGCGTCGTCAATGATTCTGGAACATGCACCAACCGGCCGACGGGGCTTTTTCGCCTCCTTCGCACTTCAGGGCGTCCAGGCCGGACAAATTTTGGCTGCCGCCGTGTTTTTGCCGCTCGCCCACTATATGGAGCCTGCGGCATTCAACAGCTGGGGCTGGCGTATTCCCTTTCTGCTGTCGATCTTCGTGGTAATCGTCGGCTTTGTCATCCGCCGTCTGGTTGAGGAAACACCAACCTTCGTCAACGCCAGCGAAAGTGGCGCGGTCTCGAAAGCGCCCATCGTCGAGGCCTTCCGTCATGGTTGGGCCGATATCATCCGCGTCATGTGCATGTCGCTTATGAACGTCATTCCAACCGTGACAACAGTGTTCGGCGCAGCCTATGCGGTGCAGCCAGCATACGGTATCGGCTTCAGCAAGGACGTCTATCTGTGGATTCCGGTTCTCGGCAATATTGTTGCCGTTCTGGTCATTCCCTTTATCGGCGGACTTTCCGACCGTATTGGCCGCAAACCACCGATCATCATCGGATCATTGCTGTCTGGCGCTTTGTCGTTTGGCTATCTCTATGCGATCAGCATTCACAATGTCCCGATGGCCATAGTGATGTCGCTGTTGATGTGGGGCGTGATCTATCAGGGATATAACGCCGTCTTCCCGTCATTCTATCCGGAATTGTTCCAGAGCCGCATCCGCGTCTCCTCAATGGCCATCGCGCAGAATGTCGGCACGGCAATCACGGCCCTGTTCCCTGCCCTGTTCACAGCCGTTGCACCGCCCGGCTCGCTGAATATCCCCATCGTCATCGGCTGCTGGACGCTGGCCATTACCGTGATTTCAGCGCTGGCCGCCCTCTCGGCCCGGGAAACCTACCGAATCAGTATCAATGAGCTGGGCAACAAAACGGCAAAGCCGATCACCAAGGACGAGTACGATCGTATGCGTGCGCAATCCATGGCGAAGGCGTAG
- a CDS encoding TIGR02300 family protein: MANAELGTKRTCPDTGKKFYDLNNDPVVSPYTKKSWPLSYFEETSVAAIMEKAEEEEVAEVDTENTDVELVSLEDADDAAGGDDIPDIGDDDVEIGDDDDDTFLEADEDDEDDDMSGIIGVTGDDDEV, from the coding sequence GTGGCGAATGCAGAACTTGGAACCAAACGCACTTGCCCCGACACCGGCAAGAAATTCTACGATCTGAACAATGATCCGGTCGTATCCCCCTATACGAAGAAATCCTGGCCTCTCTCTTACTTCGAAGAGACCTCGGTAGCCGCCATCATGGAAAAGGCTGAAGAGGAAGAGGTCGCGGAAGTCGATACCGAGAACACCGATGTCGAGTTGGTTTCGCTGGAAGACGCGGACGATGCAGCCGGTGGCGACGACATTCCTGACATTGGCGATGACGATGTCGAAATCGGCGATGACGATGACGACACCTTCCTGGAAGCCGATGAAGACGACGAAGACGACGACATGTCCGGCATTATCGGCGTGACCGGCGACGACGACGAAGTCTGA
- the cmk gene encoding (d)CMP kinase gives MTENTFVIAIDGPAAAGKGTLSRRIADSYGFHHLDTGLTYRATAKALLEKSLPLDNEAVAEQVALGLDLSGLDREVLAKHDIGEAASKIAVMPAVRRALVEAQRRFSLKAPGAVLDGRDIGTVVCPDAAVKLYVTASPEVRARRRFDEIVAHGGVADYPAVFEDVKRRDDRDMGRADSPLKPAEDAHLLDTSEMSIEAAFQAARSLIDAALKNN, from the coding sequence GTGACGGAAAACACGTTTGTAATCGCCATCGATGGTCCTGCGGCTGCGGGCAAGGGAACGCTGTCACGCCGGATCGCCGACAGTTACGGCTTTCATCATCTGGACACGGGCCTGACCTACCGCGCCACAGCCAAGGCGCTTTTGGAAAAAAGCCTGCCGCTCGATAATGAGGCTGTGGCCGAGCAGGTGGCGCTGGGGCTCGATCTTTCCGGTCTGGACCGGGAGGTTCTGGCCAAGCACGATATCGGTGAGGCGGCGTCGAAAATCGCCGTCATGCCCGCGGTGCGTCGCGCTCTGGTCGAGGCGCAGCGACGGTTTTCGCTGAAAGCCCCCGGTGCGGTCCTGGACGGGCGCGATATCGGCACGGTTGTCTGCCCGGATGCGGCGGTTAAGCTCTATGTCACGGCCTCTCCGGAGGTGCGCGCCCGGCGTCGCTTTGACGAGATTGTCGCCCATGGTGGCGTGGCTGATTATCCCGCAGTTTTTGAGGATGTGAAGCGGCGCGACGACCGCGACATGGGCCGCGCCGACAGTCCGTTGAAACCTGCTGAAGACGCGCACTTGCTAGATACGTCCGAAATGAGTATAGAGGCGGCGTTTCAGGCCGCGCGTTCCTTGATCGATGCGGCATTGAAAAACAATTAG
- the rpsA gene encoding 30S ribosomal protein S1: MSVSTPTRDDFAALLEESFAKTDLAEGYVAKGIVTAIEKDVAIVDVGLKVEGRVPLKEFGARAKDGQLKVGDEVEVYVERIENALGEAVLSREKARREESWIKLEAKFEAGERVEGVIFNQVKGGFTVDLDGAVAFLPRSQVDIRPIRDVTPLMHNPQPFEILKMDKRRGNIVVSRRTVLEESRAEQRSEIVQNLEEGQVVEGVVKNITDYGAFVDLGGIDGLLHVTDMAWRRVNHPSEILSIGQSVKVQIIRINQETHRISLGMKQLESDPWDGIAAKYPVGKKISGTVTNITDYGAFVELEPGIEGLIHISEMSWTKKNVHPGKILSTSQEVDVVVLEVDPSKRRISLGLKQTLENPWQAFAYSHPAGAEVEGEVKNKTEFGLFIGLEGDVDGMVHLSDLDWNRPGEQVIEEYNKGDVVRAVVLDVDVEKERISLGIKQLGKDAVGDAAASGDLRKNAVVSCEVIAVNDGGVEVKLVNHEDIVSFIRRADLARDRDDQRPERFSVGQVFDARVTNFSKKDRKVMLSIKALEIAEEKEAVAQFGSSDSGASLGDILGAALKNRSND, translated from the coding sequence ATGTCTGTTTCTACCCCGACACGGGACGATTTCGCGGCCCTGCTGGAAGAATCCTTCGCAAAGACCGATCTGGCCGAAGGCTATGTTGCCAAGGGCATCGTTACGGCCATCGAGAAGGACGTCGCGATCGTTGACGTTGGCCTCAAGGTCGAAGGCCGCGTTCCGCTGAAGGAATTTGGCGCCCGCGCCAAGGACGGCCAGCTGAAAGTTGGCGACGAAGTTGAAGTTTACGTCGAGCGCATTGAAAACGCGCTGGGCGAAGCTGTTCTGTCGCGCGAAAAGGCCCGTCGCGAAGAAAGCTGGATCAAGCTCGAAGCCAAGTTCGAAGCTGGCGAGCGCGTCGAAGGCGTTATCTTCAACCAGGTCAAGGGTGGCTTCACCGTCGATCTGGATGGTGCCGTTGCCTTCTTGCCGCGCTCTCAGGTGGATATCCGCCCGATCCGCGACGTGACCCCGCTGATGCACAACCCGCAGCCCTTCGAAATCCTCAAGATGGACAAGCGTCGCGGCAACATCGTGGTTTCGCGCCGTACGGTTCTGGAAGAGTCCCGCGCCGAGCAGCGTTCTGAAATCGTTCAGAACCTCGAAGAAGGCCAGGTTGTTGAAGGCGTCGTCAAGAACATCACCGATTACGGTGCGTTCGTTGACCTCGGCGGCATCGACGGCCTGCTGCATGTCACCGACATGGCATGGCGTCGCGTGAACCATCCTTCGGAAATCCTGTCCATCGGCCAGTCGGTCAAGGTTCAGATCATCCGTATCAACCAGGAAACCCACCGTATCTCGCTCGGCATGAAGCAGCTCGAGTCGGATCCTTGGGATGGCATTGCTGCCAAGTACCCGGTTGGCAAGAAGATCTCCGGTACTGTGACCAACATCACCGACTACGGTGCATTCGTTGAGCTGGAGCCGGGCATTGAAGGCCTGATCCACATTTCCGAAATGTCCTGGACCAAGAAGAACGTACACCCCGGCAAGATCCTGTCCACAAGCCAGGAAGTTGACGTGGTTGTTCTCGAAGTCGATCCGTCCAAGCGTCGTATCTCGCTTGGCCTGAAGCAGACCCTCGAAAACCCATGGCAGGCATTTGCCTACAGCCATCCGGCTGGCGCTGAAGTCGAAGGCGAAGTCAAGAACAAGACCGAATTCGGCCTGTTCATCGGCCTCGAAGGCGACGTTGACGGCATGGTTCACCTGTCGGATCTCGACTGGAACCGTCCAGGCGAGCAGGTCATCGAAGAATACAACAAGGGCGACGTCGTTCGCGCCGTTGTTCTCGATGTGGATGTCGAAAAGGAGCGTATCTCGCTCGGCATCAAGCAGCTCGGCAAGGACGCGGTTGGTGATGCCGCCGCTTCCGGCGATCTGCGCAAGAATGCTGTTGTTTCCTGCGAAGTGATCGCGGTCAATGACGGTGGCGTCGAAGTCAAGCTCGTCAACCATGAAGACATCGTGTCCTTCATCCGCCGCGCCGACCTCGCTCGTGACCGTGATGACCAGCGCCCTGAGCGTTTCTCCGTTGGCCAGGTTTTTGACGCTCGCGTCACCAACTTCTCCAAGAAGGATCGCAAGGTCATGCTGTCGATCAAGGCGCTGGAAATCGCTGAAGAGAAGGAAGCAGTTGCTCAGTTCGGTTCGTCCGATAGTGGCGCTTCGCTCGGCGACATCCTGGGCGCAGCCCTGAAGAACCGCAGCAACGACTAA
- the mbfA gene encoding iron exporter MbfA, whose protein sequence is MFRTLFASAKRRLDSLNEQEVLALAISSEEDDARIYLAYAERLKEQYPQSAKVFQDMAEVEHAHRNMLIDMHRQRFGEHIPLIRREHVQGFMTRKPDWLQAQLSVDQVREEAEAMERSAYNFYVEAQKHVSDARTRALLGDLAMAEQGHEDVAHMLGEKHRPEDVQKLEQETAKRQFVLTYVQPGLAGLMDGSVSTLAPIFAAAFATGDTWQTFLVGLSASVGAGISMGFTEASHDDGKISGRGSPIKRGLACGIMTALGGLGHALPYLIPHFWTATATAGVVVFIELWAIAFIQNKYMETPFWRAAMQVVLGGSLVLAAGILIGNG, encoded by the coding sequence ATGTTTCGCACCTTATTCGCCTCTGCGAAGCGGCGTCTGGATAGTCTGAACGAACAGGAAGTTCTTGCGCTGGCGATTTCGTCTGAGGAAGACGATGCGCGGATCTATCTGGCCTATGCGGAGCGGTTGAAAGAGCAATATCCCCAATCCGCCAAGGTTTTCCAGGATATGGCGGAGGTGGAGCACGCTCACCGGAACATGCTGATCGACATGCACCGCCAGCGGTTTGGCGAGCACATTCCTCTGATCCGCCGGGAGCATGTCCAGGGGTTCATGACACGCAAGCCCGATTGGCTTCAGGCCCAGCTTTCCGTCGATCAGGTGCGCGAAGAGGCGGAAGCCATGGAGCGTTCTGCGTATAATTTTTATGTCGAGGCCCAGAAACATGTCTCGGACGCCCGCACAAGAGCGCTTCTCGGCGATCTGGCGATGGCGGAGCAGGGTCACGAGGATGTGGCCCATATGCTGGGCGAAAAGCATCGGCCGGAGGACGTCCAGAAGCTGGAACAGGAAACTGCCAAGCGGCAGTTCGTTCTCACTTATGTGCAGCCGGGCCTCGCCGGATTGATGGATGGTTCGGTTTCGACGCTCGCGCCGATCTTTGCGGCAGCCTTTGCTACCGGCGATACCTGGCAAACCTTTTTGGTCGGCCTCTCGGCCTCGGTGGGGGCGGGTATTTCCATGGGCTTCACAGAAGCCTCTCATGACGATGGCAAGATTTCCGGCCGAGGTTCACCGATCAAGCGCGGCCTGGCCTGCGGCATCATGACAGCGTTGGGTGGCCTTGGCCATGCGCTGCCTTATCTCATTCCGCATTTCTGGACGGCGACAGCGACGGCGGGTGTGGTGGTGTTCATCGAATTATGGGCCATCGCCTTCATCCAGAATAAATATATGGAAACGCCGTTCTGGCGTGCGGCCATGCAGGTGGTGCTAGGCGGTTCGTTGGTTCTGGCCGCCGGTATCCTGATCGGCAATGGTTGA
- a CDS encoding transglutaminase-like cysteine peptidase, giving the protein MTFRLSALAAFLALPLFFAGNAAADMTSAVPASMVTGGITSQPIGHYEFCLRYKAECQVRSKPAPARQVTEHGWDIVHAVNMDVNKSITPMTDMDVYGREEWWEYPVDAGDCEDFVLLKRKRLLQAGFSEADLLITVVRKADGEGHAVLTLRTSAGDYILDNLVDDVKLWSQTSYTYLKRQASFDTGRWVTIESGKDVPVAALK; this is encoded by the coding sequence ATGACCTTCAGGCTTTCAGCTCTGGCAGCATTTCTGGCACTTCCGCTGTTTTTCGCGGGCAATGCGGCTGCGGATATGACATCGGCTGTTCCAGCCTCGATGGTTACCGGTGGCATCACCTCGCAGCCCATTGGCCATTACGAATTTTGCCTGCGCTACAAGGCCGAATGCCAAGTGCGCAGCAAGCCCGCCCCTGCCCGCCAGGTTACGGAACACGGTTGGGATATTGTTCACGCCGTCAACATGGATGTGAACAAATCCATCACCCCGATGACCGATATGGACGTCTATGGCCGCGAAGAATGGTGGGAATACCCCGTTGACGCCGGCGATTGCGAAGATTTCGTTCTCTTGAAGCGCAAGCGCCTTCTCCAGGCCGGATTTTCTGAAGCGGATCTTTTGATTACCGTCGTGCGCAAAGCCGATGGCGAAGGCCATGCGGTACTGACGCTGCGCACATCCGCAGGCGATTATATTCTCGACAATCTAGTTGATGACGTCAAACTCTGGAGCCAAACCTCCTATACCTATCTGAAACGGCAGGCGAGCTTCGATACCGGTCGTTGGGTCACGATTGAAAGCGGCAAGGATGTTCCGGTCGCGGCGTTGAAATAG
- a CDS encoding alpha/beta hydrolase, which translates to MTNVGRPIETHAITVGQGSDARSIAALVRAPAQDERPTCIWLGGYRSDMTGTKALEMDDLAASLGVGAIRFDYSGHGASGGAFRDGTISRWLEEALAVLDHFKPEKAILVGSSMGGWIALRLIQELKARHDNPTQVSGMVLIAPAPDFTSDLIEPLLGDRERAELAENGYFEEVSEYSPEPNIFTRALMEDGRANRVMAGMIDTGCPVHILQGMADPDVPYQHALKLVEHLPADDVVLTLVRDGDHRLSRPQDIDRMRNAIRAMIEPRP; encoded by the coding sequence ATGACCAATGTCGGACGCCCAATAGAAACCCATGCCATCACCGTGGGACAGGGAAGCGATGCGCGCAGCATAGCCGCGCTGGTACGGGCGCCAGCGCAAGACGAACGGCCCACCTGCATCTGGCTTGGCGGCTACCGGTCCGACATGACGGGCACCAAGGCACTGGAAATGGACGATCTGGCCGCGTCTCTTGGAGTTGGAGCAATCCGCTTCGATTATTCCGGGCATGGCGCCTCTGGTGGGGCCTTTCGCGACGGCACTATTTCCCGCTGGCTGGAAGAGGCTCTTGCCGTTCTCGATCACTTCAAACCGGAAAAGGCCATTTTGGTCGGCTCCTCCATGGGTGGGTGGATTGCATTGCGACTGATCCAGGAACTGAAAGCCCGCCACGACAATCCGACCCAGGTGTCCGGAATGGTGTTGATCGCACCAGCGCCCGACTTCACGTCGGACTTGATCGAGCCACTGCTTGGCGACCGGGAGCGGGCAGAGCTGGCCGAGAATGGCTATTTCGAGGAGGTCTCTGAGTATAGCCCGGAGCCGAATATCTTCACGCGTGCGCTCATGGAAGACGGGCGCGCTAATCGGGTCATGGCCGGCATGATCGACACCGGCTGCCCCGTCCATATCCTGCAAGGCATGGCCGATCCTGATGTCCCCTACCAGCATGCGCTGAAACTGGTTGAACACCTGCCCGCCGACGATGTTGTGTTGACATTGGTGCGTGACGGCGATCATCGCCTGTCGCGTCCGCAGGACATCGACCGGATGCGCAACGCCATTCGCGCCATGATCGAACCACGGCCATGA